From the Sphingobacteruim zhuxiongii genome, the window TCAACCAACGCAAAGTAGCTCGAATGAGTTATTTGTTGATAACAGTATTCCAGATCATATTACTGATGGCTGTACTAGACCATAATTTCAATTCAATTAATATTCACACAAAAAATATAAACCCCATGAAAAAGTTAGAAAAATTAAACGCTAATAAATTAGCTAACGCAGAACAAGTAAAAGGTGGAGCAGGAATCTACGTAGATTTCTCAGTAGAAGTTGGTGGTGGCGAAGGAGTTCCAACAACGGAGCACAGACCTACAAAAGGAAAATTCCAAGAGCACTATTCTTGTGATCATACGTTAGATTAATCGTTATCGATTATTTGAACGCTATTGAAAATGAAGGTGTCTAAAAAGGCACCTTCTTCTGTTTTATAGCTTTTGCGATTCCATTACTGTTTTCATTTTTGAGTTTTAAGCAGTAAGTCTATATTTTGTGGTTTTAACGCTCCTGACTCCAATTTTTATCGTATATAGTGTTTTATCGCTATAACCATTTCGAAACAAGACATCGTTTGCCCACTTTTTTGCCCATTTTCTGAGGTTATGAGCAATGGCCATCAAACCGAACTCTACAGCGACTTTCTCCAGTCCTTTCATCGTGAACCGGGTAAACTTGTTGTTGCTTTTCATCTGACCGAAAACAGCTTCCACTTCTATGGGTCGCTTGCTTCGATGGTACATTCCCTCTTCTGATAGCAGTCTTTTTCGGGCTTTAGCCTTGAGCTGATCAAGCCTGTGGTTCACTTCAATAATACGATTGCCTTTTGCTTTATGGCACCCACTGCGCATTGGGCAGCCTTCGCATCGCTGAGCCTGATAACAGCTTACCCGGGCAGTATATCCATTGGTACTAACTCTGGTTGCATGACCGATATAGCTGAGCTTCTGTCCGGCCGGACATACATAATAGTCATCTTGCTGGTTGTAATACAGATTCTGTACCGAGAAAGGATCCTGTTTATGCTTGCGCTTCTGTTCCACATGAAAGTAATTGTACTTGACAAAGGCAGTTATGCCCTGTTTTTCCATCAATTCATAGTTCTGTTCACTACCATAACCGGCGTCTGCTACAAGCTGTTCGCTTTGTTTTCCGTAATGGGACTCAAAGCCTTCCAAATGTTCCGGCAGGGTTGTGGTGTCGGCAGTTGTTTGATGGATGCTGTAATGGGTGATGAACTGATCTTCGGTGCTGATTTGGGTATTATAGGCTGGCTTAAGCTGGCCATTCTTCATGTGGTCCTCTTTCATTCGCATAAACACAGCATCGGTATCGGTCTTGCTATAACTATTGCGATCTCCCAGTACTTCCAGTTGCTCTTCATATTTCTCTAGTCGAGGCAAATAGTCCTCTTCAAGTTTCTTAAGCTGCTTATCAGTAGATTTATTGGCTCCTTTGAACTTGGCATTGATCGCTTCGATCTTTTCCTTCAACCGACTGCTATCAATGGCCTTGCTAACTTCTTGATGCCCTAATGAAGATTGGTCTTGGGCGATCTGAGCCTCGATTTCCGAAAGAACCGAAGCAATGTTTGCTTCTAGCTTTACCTTATTCTTCTCGACCGATTTCTTCCAAACGAACGTATAACGACCAGCGACCGACTCGATCTTGGTGCCATCAACATATTGAACTTTCAGGCTAACATACTCCATATCATGCAGCATACGAACGATACTTGCAAACAGCTCTTGTATCTGTCCTTTAAGACGCTTTCCTCTGAAATAATTGATCGTACGATAATCAGGTGTGCTATTGCCCGAAAGCCACATGAAATGGATATTCTCTTGTAAGGCGCGCTCAATTTTTCGGCAAGAATAGATATTGCTTAAATAGGCGTAGAACAGCACCTTAATGAGCATTCTAGGGTGAAAACTAGTGGTGCCTCCGCCTTTATACTGACGGATAATATGATCTAGATCCAACTGATCAACAACCTGACTCACCAACCGAACCCGATGGTTCATTGGAATACGATCTAAAATATTCTCAGGAAATAGACTCGGACTATTGGATGGAAGCGCTTTGAATTGTATGTTTGCCATATTGTTTTTTTGGGTGCACCTTAAGATACAAAATCTTAAGGACAAAAAAACAGAAAAACCCCGCCATTTTTTAATGACGGGGTTCTTTCTTTAAGAGACCTTTTTAGACAGCCCCATTATTTTTATAAATCATCTTCTTTTCAAAAGTCAATCAAATAAACATGAAATCACTTCAAAACTTGCAAGCGAATAGAATTCAAAATACTGAGAATATTAAAGGAGCGGCAGGTATCTTTATCGACTTTTCAGAAAATGTACTAAACGACAATTCTGAAAGTACAAGCGCTCATCGACCAACGCATGCGGGTGATAAACTCTATTGTGATCATTTCAACGATAACTAAGGGTAGTAGTTTTCTCGACACTATAGAATTCGCATGATATGCCTTCCAACTCAATGATGGAAGGCATTTGTCTTTATTTTGCAAACGAATATTCGTTGAATCGCAGCGAATATTGATTGCGTTATAGCACGCATATTTAAGACCACTTTTTTTCATTTCCGATTATTCTATTTTCACATGCTAGAGCATCCGGTTGGATGACTTTAGGGAAGGCCCTATATAATTGGAATGATGAGTAAAGTATTAATCTTAAGTCAAGCTAGTTTTGAGACCTCTACAGACTATCTCTGTAAGTGGTTGGCATATTATGCCATTCCATACCTTCGAATGAATGGAGAGGATTTGTTTACAGTAAACAGCCTGAGTGAATTACCGCAGAACGAAGATTTTAGTTTAGTATGGTATAGACGCCGTATACATCGCTTTCCCAACGTAAATTACAGCTTTCGGGAAGAGCATTTTGAAAATAAAAAGGCCTTAAGTGATTTCCTAAATGCGGAGTTCAAAGCTCTCTTTTTCTACATCACGGAGAAAATAGATTTGAATAAATGGGTCAATAATCCCTTTGTATTTAATCGCATTAATAAGCTGCATGTATTACAGCTAGCGAAAGAAAACGGTATTCAAATCCCCGAAACGGAGGTGATGACTTCTAAATCTGCGCTAGAAGGCTTTTTGAACAAGTACCCTAAACTGATTATTAAACCCCTGAGTGAGGTAATCTTTCTTGAAGATACAGCAGAATCGCACTTTAATATGCTCTCCAAAATTGTAGAGGAGAAAACCTTGAAATATGTACCGGATCGTTTTTTTCCGTCGCTCGTTCAGCAGGCCATTGAGAAGAAGATGGAAATCCGTGTCTTTTACCTCTATGGAAAATGCTATTCCATGGCGATCTATTCGCAAAACAATAAGAATACGAAGACGGATTTTCGTAATTACGATAATAAGCGTCCAAATCGCACAGTTCCATTCCAATTGCCAAGTCATATGGAGCATAAATTAAAGAACCTGATGGAATGCTTAGGATTTAATACCGGATCTATCGATTTAATATTAACTCCCGAAGGCGAATACGTATTCTTAGAAGTAAACCCAGAAGGTCAATTTGGTATGGTATCGCATCCATGTAATTATTACCTCGAACGCGAGATGGCTTTAGCCTTTAAAACGAAGATTTCCCATGAAGCATAGATTCGTCAAAAGAAAATTGAAGAAGATGGAAGGGCTACCCTTATCCATCTATTTCCTAGAAAGCGATACCATGGATATCGATAAAACTCCATTAAAGCTCGAAGAAGCAAAAGGTATTAATTCCAAAGGCTATCGCGTGATTGGTTATTATAAACCTGTGTCTAAACTATAACATGGAATACTTACACCTTTTCGCCAATTGTAAGCTGGTCAAAGGAGCCAGTATGTCGCTAATCTGTGATCTGCAGCTTCGTAAATACTATCATATTCCAAATGATATGGCTGAAGTATTGGAATATCTGGCTGATCATTCCATCGATGAAACCTATGAAGCCTTTGGAATTGACAACAAAAGCATTATCCAAAGCTATATTAAGTTTGTCATCAAGCAGGATATGGGCTTTTTGGACGATAAAATATGGAAAGAGATGACGCCCTTATCTTTAACATGGGATGCGTTCACAGAGATCACGAATGTTATTTTCGAGATCAAAGTCGGAATGGATTTTCAGGTACCTTTTGTGCAGGACTTACTCGCTCTCCATCTGCAAGCCGTGGAGATTCGAAGCTATGAGATCATCCCACTGGAACAGTTAAAGGAGTTATTGGCGATGTTTAAATATAGCACTGTGCTTTCGATCAAGCTTATTTTGCATGATAACCCCGCTGTTTCGGAAAAAGAATGGCAACACATCATGGAAGATGACTTTCGTATAAACACCATTCTACTGCACAGTGCGAAGGAGAATAGACAAGTCAAACTGATGAGAGATACCGCGACGATTATCTACAGTCAAAGTAAATTGGATTCATGTCTGCAATGTGGAGTTATTCAACCTTCTTACTTCAGTACAAGCATTGAGCTGTTTTCAGAAAGCCAGCTTCATAATACCTGTTTAAATCGTAAGCTCGCCATAGATCAAGAAGGGCATATCAAGAATTGCCCGTCCATGAAGGCGAACTACGGTCATTTCCATTCGACATCTTTAGCAAGCATTCTGAGTAATGCTGAATTCCGCAAAGACTGGTTTATCAACAAAGATCAAATAGCTGTCTGCCAAGATTGCGAATTTAGACATATCTGTACAGACTGTCGGGCATTTACAGAGCGGACACATATCGATTCTTCCGGTAGAGATACCTCCAAACCGTTGAAATGTGGTTATGATCCCTATAGTAATCAGTGGGAAGATTGGACCAAGAATCCACTCAAGGAAGAGGCAATCTCATATTACCAAATGGAGGATGTTATAAAGCAAGCATCCCATGGCTAAGTTTCCATTCTATAAGCAACCCGACGCCAAGGACTGTGGGCCAACCTGCTTGCGCATTATCAGCAAGCATTATGGAAAGTCTATCTCTTTGCAGATGCTTCGCGATTTGTCGGAAACGACACGTGAGGGCTCCAGTTTAATGGGTCTCAGTCGTGCCGCAGAAGCCATCGGGTTCAAAACTTTAGCCGTAAAAATTGACCTTAATACGCTTTTTGAAGATGTACCAATGCCTTGTGTTGTGTTCTGGAGAAAGCAGCATTTCGTTGTCGTCTATAAAGTCGAAAAAAGTGGTAATAACTTTAAGATTTATATTTCTGACCCCAGCTATGGACTCATTACTTATAATAAAGAAGAATTCTTAGAAGCATGGATTGGCAAAGGCGCAAACGAAGAAACGGAAGAAGGGATTGTATTGGTTTTAGAGACGACAACGCGCTTTGATGAAGTTGAAGAAAATACCGATAAGAAATTCTCTATTTATAAATACTTAAAACATTACTTAGGAAAGTACCGGAAGTTTATTGTTCAATTGTCTATTGGACTTATTGGCGGCAGTCTCTTAGCCTTAGTTTTTCCATTCCTAACGCAGAGTATTGTAGACATTGGGATTCAGAACCAAGACTTGAGCTTTATTTACTTGGTACTATTTGCACAGATAATGCTCTATTTAGGGCAAATGAGCATTGAAGTTATTCGCTCTTGGATATTGTTGCACCTGTCTTCACGTATCAATATCTCCATCGTATCCGACTTCTTTATCAAGCTGATGCGCTTACCAATCAAATTCTTTGATACCCGCGTAACGGCTGATATCATGCAGCGGATTAACGATCATTCTAGGATAGAGCAACTCTTGACCAACAGTTCTTTGCAGACTTTATTCTCTCTAATCAACTTTGTCATCTTTGGAATAGTCTTGCTAATCTATAACTACAAGCTATTTCTTGTTTTCCTATCCGGTGCTATAGCCTATGTGCTATGGATTACGTTCTTTCTAAAAAAACGCCGTGAACTGGATTACAAGCAGTTTTCGCAAGTCTCTGAAGAACAAGGGCAGGTGATGGAGCTCATCAACGGCATGCAGGAGATCAAGATGAACAATGCCGAGAACTACAAGCGTTGGCAATGGGAGGGCATACAGATTAAGGTGTTTCGCATTAAAATCAAAGCCCTAAAGCTCGAGCAGGTGCAAACGATTGGCGGTAATATCATTAGTCAGCTCAAAGATATTTTAATCAGCTTTATTGCCGCTAGTCTCGTGGTTGAAGGAAAACTTACACTCGGGATGATGCTGTCTGTACAGTATATTATCGGGCAGTTAAATACGCCATTGATTCAACTGGTTAATTTCATTCGTCAATTGCAGGATGCAAAAATTGCATTGGAGCGTCTGAATGAAATCCATGAAAAGGATGATGAGGAAACCTTAGATGGAACGCGCATCACCGATATTCCAGCAGCTGATATACAACTTCACAATGTTTCTTTCCGCTATACAGGTACAGAAACAGCTGTCTTTGAAAACTTAAATCTAACAATCCCTTATGAGAAGACAACGGCCATTGTAGGTGCCAGTGGAAGTGGAAAGACGACTTTAATGAAGATTTTGGCGAAGTTCTACGATGCTGATCAGGGAACTGTGAAGATTGGAC encodes:
- the gwsG gene encoding grasp-with-spasm system ATP-grasp peptide maturase translates to MMSKVLILSQASFETSTDYLCKWLAYYAIPYLRMNGEDLFTVNSLSELPQNEDFSLVWYRRRIHRFPNVNYSFREEHFENKKALSDFLNAEFKALFFYITEKIDLNKWVNNPFVFNRINKLHVLQLAKENGIQIPETEVMTSKSALEGFLNKYPKLIIKPLSEVIFLEDTAESHFNMLSKIVEEKTLKYVPDRFFPSLVQQAIEKKMEIRVFYLYGKCYSMAIYSQNNKNTKTDFRNYDNKRPNRTVPFQLPSHMEHKLKNLMECLGFNTGSIDLILTPEGEYVFLEVNPEGQFGMVSHPCNYYLEREMALAFKTKISHEA
- the gwsS gene encoding grasp-with-spasm system SPASM domain peptide maturase, which encodes MEYLHLFANCKLVKGASMSLICDLQLRKYYHIPNDMAEVLEYLADHSIDETYEAFGIDNKSIIQSYIKFVIKQDMGFLDDKIWKEMTPLSLTWDAFTEITNVIFEIKVGMDFQVPFVQDLLALHLQAVEIRSYEIIPLEQLKELLAMFKYSTVLSIKLILHDNPAVSEKEWQHIMEDDFRINTILLHSAKENRQVKLMRDTATIIYSQSKLDSCLQCGVIQPSYFSTSIELFSESQLHNTCLNRKLAIDQEGHIKNCPSMKANYGHFHSTSLASILSNAEFRKDWFINKDQIAVCQDCEFRHICTDCRAFTERTHIDSSGRDTSKPLKCGYDPYSNQWEDWTKNPLKEEAISYYQMEDVIKQASHG
- a CDS encoding peptidase domain-containing ABC transporter; translated protein: MAKFPFYKQPDAKDCGPTCLRIISKHYGKSISLQMLRDLSETTREGSSLMGLSRAAEAIGFKTLAVKIDLNTLFEDVPMPCVVFWRKQHFVVVYKVEKSGNNFKIYISDPSYGLITYNKEEFLEAWIGKGANEETEEGIVLVLETTTRFDEVEENTDKKFSIYKYLKHYLGKYRKFIVQLSIGLIGGSLLALVFPFLTQSIVDIGIQNQDLSFIYLVLFAQIMLYLGQMSIEVIRSWILLHLSSRINISIVSDFFIKLMRLPIKFFDTRVTADIMQRINDHSRIEQLLTNSSLQTLFSLINFVIFGIVLLIYNYKLFLVFLSGAIAYVLWITFFLKKRRELDYKQFSQVSEEQGQVMELINGMQEIKMNNAENYKRWQWEGIQIKVFRIKIKALKLEQVQTIGGNIISQLKDILISFIAASLVVEGKLTLGMMLSVQYIIGQLNTPLIQLVNFIRQLQDAKIALERLNEIHEKDDEETLDGTRITDIPAADIQLHNVSFRYTGTETAVFENLNLTIPYEKTTAIVGASGSGKTTLMKILAKFYDADQGTVKIGPSDLKNISVHAWRANCGIVMQDGYIFNESIAHNIALGDDSIDKTKLGQAVEVANIKEFIESLPLSYNTKIGYEGLGLSGGQTQRMLIARAVYKEPKFVFFDEATSALDANTEKIITDNLNLFLKGKTAVIIAHRLSTVKNADKIVVLDRGRIVEEGSHAELVEKKGEYYRLVKNQLELGN